One window of the Salvia miltiorrhiza cultivar Shanhuang (shh) chromosome 6, IMPLAD_Smil_shh, whole genome shotgun sequence genome contains the following:
- the LOC130990490 gene encoding uncharacterized protein LOC130990490, whose product MKQGAEAKVVRSDQGRLYYKCKHSDKCKFDVRASCHGGGMWGVHKFKEHSCQGELGILKRIKAHSNVVAAYVEKRIRDDGENKIKGYGQAVVELFRQAAYAYTDSEFSRVMSAMAQLKPTTYGKLMRVGPEKWARSQSPVTRYSFLTSNAVEALNARLLWARRLPICSMLEAIRMVLEQWFNDRLASAEKSDDLLTPEATQKISAEISKSRRYTAKRTSERKYKMPSKYNHSFRGEAKEPVEDYVEAYYLRSSLVQTYSGPVNHLPPLEHWEIPFEVATDIVLPNLSRRQAGRPRESRIPSAGERPTQRTTTADASSSLGKRAPKTCGLCGSPGHTRRACKGTGWEQ is encoded by the exons ATGAAGCAAGGGGCTGAGGCAAAAGTTGTACGCTCAGATCAGGGACGCCTCTATTACAAGTGCAAGCACTCTGATAAGTGCAAGTTCGATGTGCGTGCATCTTGTCACGGCGGAGGGATGTGGGGAGTGCATAAGTTTAAAGAGCACTCTTGCCAAGGGGAATTGGGCATTTTGAAACGAATAAAGGCACATTCGAATGTGGTTGCAGCTTATGTGGAAAAAAGAATACGCGATGACggagag AACAAAATTAAGGGCTACGGGCAAGCTGTTGTTGAGCTTTTCCGCCAGGCTGCATACGCCTACACGGACTCAGAATTTTCACGTGTAATGTCGGCTATGGCTCAATTGAAGCCGACGACGTACGGGAAGTTGATGCGCGTAGGCCCTgagaagtgggcacgatcacaaAGTCCGGTGACCCGTTATAGTTTTCTTACATCTAATGCTGTCGAGGCTTTGAATGCCCGTTTGTTGTGGGCCAGACGCCTTCCTATATGCTCCATGCTGGAGGCAATCAGGATGGTTCTGGAGCAGTGGTTCAATGACAGACTTGCGTCTGCGGAAAAGAGCGATGATCTTCTTACTCCAGAGGCAACACAGAAGATAAGTGCGGAGATCTCAAAGAGTCGTCGTTACACTGCGAAGAGGACCTCCGAGAGAAAATACAAG ATGCCTAGTAAATATAATCATTCTTTTCGCGGTGAGGCGAAAGAGCCAGTGGAAGATTACGTGGAAGCTTACTACCTGCGGAGTTCACTGGTTCAAACATACTCCGGTCCAGTAAATCACTTGCCTCCCTTAGAGCACTGGGAAATTCCGTTTGAAGTTGCAACTGATATTGTTTTGCCAAACCTTTCTCGGCGACAAGCTGGTcgaccaagagaatctagaattcCTTCAGCTGGTGAGAGACCGACTCAGAGGACTACTACAGCGGATGCATCAAGTAGTCTGGGAAAACGAGCACCCAAAACCTGTGGTCTATGTGGCTCGCCTGGCCACACACGTAGAGCATGCAAGGGTACGGGCTGGGAGCAGtag